The Bombus pascuorum chromosome 11, iyBomPasc1.1, whole genome shotgun sequence genome has a window encoding:
- the LOC132911884 gene encoding NADP-dependent malic enzyme-like isoform X1 has translation MFVLQRSILSPSSRNCAGSWARMLPPTHPAAKDIQRIYREIHEVSGDVVPINMVKGIGHLRDPRLNKGLAFTLQERISLGIHGLQPPRFKTQEEQLALCKASVMKYTEDLNRYLYLVELQERNERLFFRLLSENIEQMMPIVYTPTVGLACQKFGVIYRRPRGLFITIYDKGHIYEILNNWPEQAVRAICVTDGERILGLGDLGACGMGIPVGKLALYTALAGIKPHQCLPITIDVGTNNEQLRDDPHYIGLNKPRSQGAEYDELIDEFMAACVKKYGQNVLIQFEDFGNHNAFRFLDKYRDKYCTFNDDIQGTAAVAVAGILASKRITKKSMSQNKFVFLGAGEAAIGIADLCVKAMEADGCTEQEARDNIWMMDIDGLLVKNRPEGNLEGHKIWYAKDHKVMKSLLEVVKEVKPTVLIGASAAAGAFTPEVLKEMAKNNERPLIFALSNPTIKAECTAQQAYDHTNGKCIFSSGSPFGEVHYKGKVYKPGQGNNAYIFPGIALGVIATGCHHITEDLFLISAQAVADHVKDEDLEVGSLYPPLSTIRECSIDIAVRIANYAYAKTGLASEYPEPKDKREFIVSKMYDANYDSPLPNLYDWPGDYAKPRVLPDKDTVEIRHDLKHL, from the exons ATGTTCGTCCTGCAGAGGTCTATATT ATCGCCCAGCAGCAGAAATTGTGCAGGATCATGGGCGCGAATGCTGCCACCTACGCATCCTGCTGCAAAGGATATTCAAAGGATATACAGAGAAATCCACGAAGTGTCCGGAGATGTTGTACCTATCAATATGGTGAAAGGTATTGGCCATTTGAGGGACCCTCgacttaataag GGACTGGCATTTACTTTGCAAGAAAGAATATCCTTAGGTATACACGGCTTGCAACCACCAAGATTCAAAACTCAGGAAGAACAGTTGGCTCTGTGCAAGGCCTCAGTCATGAAGTATACTGAGGATTTAAATCGGTATCTTTATCTCGTGGAATTGCag gaaagaaacgagagattGTTTTTTCGTCTATTAAGTGAAAACATCGAGCAGATGATGCCAATCGTATATACTCCTACCGTCGGATTAGCTTGTCAGAAGTTCGGCGTTATCTACCGCAGACCTCGTGGATTATTTATCACAATATATGATAAAGGTCACATTTACGAGATCTTAAACAACTG GCCTGAGCAAGCGGTTCGTGCAATTTGCGTAACAGATGGAGAGAGAATTCTCGGTCTCGGTGATCTCGGTGCTTGTGGGATGGGAATTCCGGTAGGAAAATTAGCTCTTTACACCGCCCTGGCTGGCATAAAACCGCACCAATGCCTACCAATTACTATTGACGTCGGCACAAATAACGAACAGCTGAGAGACGATCCTCATTACATTGGTCTTAACAAACCCAGAAGTCAAGGCGCTGAATATGATGAATTGATTGATGAATTTATGGCTGCTTGCGTGAAAAAATATGGCCAAAATGTTCTCATTCAA TTCGAGGACTTCGGAAATCACAATGCCTTTCGTTTCTTAGATAAATATCGTGACAAGTATTGTACGTTTAACGATGATATACAAGGTACTGCCGCAGTTGCCGTTGCTGGAATTTTAGCATCGAAAAGAATAACCAAGAAATCTATGTCCCaaaataaattcgtatttttggGTGCTGGTGAG gCAGCTATTGGAATAGCTGACCTTTGTGTTAAAGCGATGGAAGCAGATGGTTGTACCGAACAGGAAGCTCGTGATAATATTTGGATGATGGATATTGATGGATTGCTTGTTAAAAATCGACCAGAAGGTAACCTGGAAGGTCATAAAATCTGGTATGCGAAAGATCACAAAGTGATGAAATCACTATTGGAAGTTGTAAAAGAAGTGAAACcaactgttctaattg GTGCTTCAGCAGCAGCAGGAGCATTTACTCCTGAAGTCTTGAAAGAAATGGCCAAAAACAATGAAAGACCTTTGATCTTTGCATTGAGTAATCCAACTATCAAAGCAGAGTGCACAGCTCAACAAGCTTACGATCATAcaaat GGAAAATGCATTTTCTCGTCGGGTTCTCCGTTTGGCGAAGTACACTATAAAGGAAAAGTATATAAACCTGGACAAGGAAACAACGCGTACATTTTTCCTGGAATCGCATTGGGCGTCATCGCGACTGGATGTCATCACATTACAGAAGATTTATTCCTAATCTCGGCTCAAGCTGTTGCTGATCACGTGAAAGACGAAGATCTCGAAGTGGGCAGTCTCTACCCGCCGTTAAGCACTATTCGTGAATGTTCAATTGATATCGCCGTACGAATTGCTAACTATGCTTACGCTAAAA CTGGATTGGCAAGTGAGTATCCAGAACCAAAAGACAAACGCGAATTTATTGTAAGTAAGATGTACGATGCTAACTATGACAGTCCACTGCCAAATCTTTATGACTGGCCAGGAGATTATGCCAAACCACGTGTTCTGCCGGATAA AGACACTGTAGAAATCCGCCACGATTTAAAACATCTGTAG
- the LOC132911884 gene encoding NADP-dependent malic enzyme-like isoform X2 — protein sequence MFVLQRSILSPSSRNCAGSWARMLPPTHPAAKDIQRIYREIHEVSGDVVPINMVKGIGHLRDPRLNKGLAFTLQERISLGIHGLQPPRFKTQEEQLALCKASVMKYTEDLNRYLYLVELQERNERLFFRLLSENIEQMMPIVYTPTVGLACQKFGVIYRRPRGLFITIYDKGHIYEILNNWPEQAVRAICVTDGERILGLGDLGACGMGIPVGKLALYTALAGIKPHQCLPITIDVGTNNEQLRDDPHYIGLNKPRSQGAEYDELIDEFMAACVKKYGQNVLIQFEDFGNHNAFRFLDKYRDKYCTFNDDIQGTAAVAVAGILASKRITKKSMSQNKFVFLGAGEAAIGIADLCVKAMEADGCTEQEARDNIWMMDIDGLLVKNRPEGNLEGHKIWYAKDHKVMKSLLEVVKEVKPTVLIGASAAAGAFTPEVLKEMAKNNERPLIFALSNPTIKAECTAQQAYDHTNGKCIFSSGSPFGEVHYKGKVYKPGQGNNAYIFPGIALGVIATGCHHITEDLFLISAQAVADHVKDEDLEVGSLYPPLSTIRECSIDIAVRIANYAYAKTGLASEYPEPKDKREFIVSKMYDANYDSPLPNLYDWPGDYAKPRVLPDKL from the exons ATGTTCGTCCTGCAGAGGTCTATATT ATCGCCCAGCAGCAGAAATTGTGCAGGATCATGGGCGCGAATGCTGCCACCTACGCATCCTGCTGCAAAGGATATTCAAAGGATATACAGAGAAATCCACGAAGTGTCCGGAGATGTTGTACCTATCAATATGGTGAAAGGTATTGGCCATTTGAGGGACCCTCgacttaataag GGACTGGCATTTACTTTGCAAGAAAGAATATCCTTAGGTATACACGGCTTGCAACCACCAAGATTCAAAACTCAGGAAGAACAGTTGGCTCTGTGCAAGGCCTCAGTCATGAAGTATACTGAGGATTTAAATCGGTATCTTTATCTCGTGGAATTGCag gaaagaaacgagagattGTTTTTTCGTCTATTAAGTGAAAACATCGAGCAGATGATGCCAATCGTATATACTCCTACCGTCGGATTAGCTTGTCAGAAGTTCGGCGTTATCTACCGCAGACCTCGTGGATTATTTATCACAATATATGATAAAGGTCACATTTACGAGATCTTAAACAACTG GCCTGAGCAAGCGGTTCGTGCAATTTGCGTAACAGATGGAGAGAGAATTCTCGGTCTCGGTGATCTCGGTGCTTGTGGGATGGGAATTCCGGTAGGAAAATTAGCTCTTTACACCGCCCTGGCTGGCATAAAACCGCACCAATGCCTACCAATTACTATTGACGTCGGCACAAATAACGAACAGCTGAGAGACGATCCTCATTACATTGGTCTTAACAAACCCAGAAGTCAAGGCGCTGAATATGATGAATTGATTGATGAATTTATGGCTGCTTGCGTGAAAAAATATGGCCAAAATGTTCTCATTCAA TTCGAGGACTTCGGAAATCACAATGCCTTTCGTTTCTTAGATAAATATCGTGACAAGTATTGTACGTTTAACGATGATATACAAGGTACTGCCGCAGTTGCCGTTGCTGGAATTTTAGCATCGAAAAGAATAACCAAGAAATCTATGTCCCaaaataaattcgtatttttggGTGCTGGTGAG gCAGCTATTGGAATAGCTGACCTTTGTGTTAAAGCGATGGAAGCAGATGGTTGTACCGAACAGGAAGCTCGTGATAATATTTGGATGATGGATATTGATGGATTGCTTGTTAAAAATCGACCAGAAGGTAACCTGGAAGGTCATAAAATCTGGTATGCGAAAGATCACAAAGTGATGAAATCACTATTGGAAGTTGTAAAAGAAGTGAAACcaactgttctaattg GTGCTTCAGCAGCAGCAGGAGCATTTACTCCTGAAGTCTTGAAAGAAATGGCCAAAAACAATGAAAGACCTTTGATCTTTGCATTGAGTAATCCAACTATCAAAGCAGAGTGCACAGCTCAACAAGCTTACGATCATAcaaat GGAAAATGCATTTTCTCGTCGGGTTCTCCGTTTGGCGAAGTACACTATAAAGGAAAAGTATATAAACCTGGACAAGGAAACAACGCGTACATTTTTCCTGGAATCGCATTGGGCGTCATCGCGACTGGATGTCATCACATTACAGAAGATTTATTCCTAATCTCGGCTCAAGCTGTTGCTGATCACGTGAAAGACGAAGATCTCGAAGTGGGCAGTCTCTACCCGCCGTTAAGCACTATTCGTGAATGTTCAATTGATATCGCCGTACGAATTGCTAACTATGCTTACGCTAAAA CTGGATTGGCAAGTGAGTATCCAGAACCAAAAGACAAACGCGAATTTATTGTAAGTAAGATGTACGATGCTAACTATGACAGTCCACTGCCAAATCTTTATGACTGGCCAGGAGATTATGCCAAACCACGTGTTCTGCCGGATAA ATTATGA
- the LOC132911890 gene encoding RWD domain-containing protein 1, giving the protein MDYKDEQHNEIEALESIYCGELEILAVEPFYTFSIPIKTEEYEPGTGNGLSCSLEFTYTEKYPDESLLISIEEHENFEEGNAEKLKEHLMEQMNENLGMVMVFTLVSAAQEWLNVQWDKIKLKREESAAQKLKEEEEAERKKFEGTRVTVETFLSWKEKFDEEMGYTKRREMAEREGKKLTGRELFMTDKTLDQSDLKFLDDDSVKVDESLFQNLDDLDLEDDDDDDPDYEPNVSDDSA; this is encoded by the exons atgGATTATAAAGATGAGCAACACAATGAGATCGAAGCTTTGGAGTCAATTTATTGTGGAGAATTGGAAA TTTTAGCCGTAGAAccattttatacattttccatACCTATTAAAACTGAAGAGTATGAGCCAGGTACTGGGAATGGTCTCAGCTGTTCATTGGAATTTACATATACTGAAAAATATCCAGATGAGTCACTTCTTATATCGATAGAGGAACATGAAAACTTTGAAGAAGGAAATGCTGAGAAATTAAAGGAACATCTAATGGAACAAATGAATGAAAACCTTGGAATGGTCATGGTATTTACTTTAGTTAGTGCTGCTCAGGAGTGGCTTAATGTACAGTgggataaaattaaattgaaaagagaagagagtgCAGCACAAAAActaaaggaagaggaagaagcaGAAAGA AAAAAGTTTGAGGGAACACGAGTTACggttgaaacatttttaagttGGAAAGAAAAGTTTGATGAAGAAATGGGATAcacaaaaagaagagaaatggCTGAGAGAGAAGGGAAAAAATTAACTGGTAGAGAATTATTTATGACTGATAAAACATTGGATCAGTCTGATCTGAAGTTTTTAGATGATG aTTCTGTTAAAGTAGACGAAAGTCTGTTTCAAAATCTTGATGATTTGGATCTGGAAGATGACGATGATGACGATCCTGATTATGAGCCGAACGTTTCTGACGATAGTGCCTAA